From one Humulus lupulus chromosome 8, drHumLupu1.1, whole genome shotgun sequence genomic stretch:
- the LOC133793725 gene encoding expansin-A12: MALCRVSWDFLWYVFFFSSMVFKGISGSQGNGWLGAHATFYGGNQNPSTLGGACGYDNTFDAGFGVETAAVSGALFRGGEACGACYQVMCDYKMDPKWCLRRRFVTVTTTNFCPQNNNGGWCNPPRHHFDMSMPAFFRIARQGNEGIVPVIYRRVSCRRRGGVRFTMRGQGNFNMVMMSNVGGSGDVKAAWIKGSRMRTWMAMHRNWGANWQSSIDVRGRTLSFKLTLVDGKTLEFLNVVPSSWRFGQTFSSRSQFF; encoded by the exons atGGCGCTTTGTAGGGTTTCTTGGGATTTTCTTTGgtatgttttcttcttttctagtATGGTTTTTAAGGGCATCAGCGGTAGTCAAGGTAACGGCTGGCTCGGTGCTCATGCAACTTTCTATGGAGGCAATCAGAACCCCTCCACTCTTG gaggaGCGTGTGGTTATGACAACACATTCGATGCGGGTTTCGGAGTTGAGACTGCGGCAGTGAGCGGGGCGCTCTTTAGAGGCGGCGAGGCGTGCGGTGCCTGCTATCAGGTGATGTGCGACTACAAAATGGATCCAAAGTGGTGCCTCCGACGCCGTTTCGTGACAGTAACCACTACAAACTTTTGTCcccagaacaacaatggagggtGGTGCAATCCTCCACGTCATCACTTCGACATGTCCATGCCTGCCTTTTTTCGCATTGCTAGACAAGGCAACGAAGGCATTGTACCCGTTATTTATAGAAg GGTGTCATGTAGAAGAAGAGGTGGAGTCCGTTTCACAATGAGAGGTCAAGGAAATTTCAACATGGTGATGATGTCGAACGTGGGAGGGAGTGGAGACGTGAAAGCTGCATGGATAAAGGGGTCGAGAATGAGGACATGGATGGCCATGCATAGGAACTGGGGTGCAAATTGGCAAAGTAGCATTGATGTTCGAGGTCGAACCCTCTCTTTCAAGCTCACTTTGGTCGATGGTAAAACCCTTGAATTTCTCAACGTTGTTCCTTCCAGTTGGAGGTTTGGACAAACATTTTCCTCAAGAAGCCAATTCTTTTAG